DNA sequence from the Nocardia fluminea genome:
TACCGCGATCAGGATTTCGTGAAAGTCGTGACCGAGGAGTACGGCGGCGCCGACGTGATCCTCGACATCATGGGCGCCGGATACCTGGCGCGCAACGTGGAAGCACTCGCCGAAGACGGCACGCTCACCATCATCGGCCTGCAAGACGGTGCAGTAGCCGAACTGAACCTCGGCCTCATGCTCTTCAAGCGGGCCTCGATCGCTGTCACGAACCTGCGCCGACGCCCCGAAACGGGACCGGGCTCCAAGGCCGAGATCATCGCCGAACTGCGCCGGAAGCTGTGGCCGCTGATCGCCGAAGGCGCTGTCGCACCGGTCATCTCGGCGCAGTTCCCGGTCAGCGAGGTCGCCGAGGCGCAGCCACTGCTCGACTCCGGCGAAACCGTCGGCAAGGTCCTGCTCACAATTCGCGAACCGTGATCCGCGCAGCGCGCTCGGCGACGTTCAGCCTTGCGCGGACGGCGCCTTCGGCAGTTCGATAATCGCGAAAACCGTACTGCGTACTCGATTCTCGAGTTCCGCATCGGCGGCGGCATCGAACTTGCCCTGGAGATAGAGGAACGCGAGCCCGTGCACCAGCGCCCACATGGCGTTGGTCAGCGATTCCTCGTCGGCGGTGGGATAGATCTTCCGCACGATCGCCTGGACGTAGTCGTGGATCGCCGTGGTCGCGGCCACGCGCTCGGGACTGGTCGGATCGCAAGGGTCCGAGAACATCACCCGGAACAGCGCGGGTCGCGCCAAGGCGAACCGGACATAGGCCACGGCGATGGTCGCGAGATCCTCGGGCGTGCTCGGCTCCGCGCTCGCGGCGACCAACTGCTCGGCCAGCGCCCGGAAGCCGACGGCGGCGACGGCCGACAGCAGCGCGTCGCGATCGGCGAAATGACGGTACGGCGCGGCCGTGGACACTCCGGCACGGCGGGCGGCCGCTCGGAGCGAGAGGTCTGCCGCGCCATCCTCCTCGAGGAGCTCCACGGCAGCGCGCACGAGCGCGCTGGGTAGATCGCCGTGGTGATACGACGTGTTCGACATTGCCATGGCACTAAATCTAGCAAGTGTTGACAGTGCTTACATTTGCCTCTACCGTGGGGCTCCGCACGCGAATGTTAGCAGTGTCAATATGCGTGCCCGAAAGGAGCGAACGATGGCGAGCGATGCGGACTCGGGCGATGTGTTCTCGCCTCTGCGGCTGCGATCCGGCCAGATCCTGCGGAACAGGATCGCCAAGGCAGCCATGGAGGAGGGAATGGCCGGCAGGTCCCAGCTTCCCGACGAACGGCTCATCGCGCTGTATCGGCGGTGGGGTGCCAGTGGCGCCGGACTGCTGATCACCGGAAACGTGATGGTGCACGCCGAGGCGTTGACCGGTCCGGGCGGCATCGTGCTCGACGCGCGAGCACCGCTGGCGCCGTTCACGGCATGGGCGCAGGCGGGCAAGGCGGCCGGCGCGGCCGTGTGGATGCAGATCAGCCACCCCGGCCGTCAGGTGCAGGCTCGCATGCCCGG
Encoded proteins:
- a CDS encoding TetR/AcrR family transcriptional regulator, with the translated sequence MAMSNTSYHHGDLPSALVRAAVELLEEDGAADLSLRAAARRAGVSTAAPYRHFADRDALLSAVAAVGFRALAEQLVAASAEPSTPEDLATIAVAYVRFALARPALFRVMFSDPCDPTSPERVAATTAIHDYVQAIVRKIYPTADEESLTNAMWALVHGLAFLYLQGKFDAAADAELENRVRSTVFAIIELPKAPSAQG